DNA from Coturnix japonica isolate 7356 chromosome 4 unlocalized genomic scaffold, Coturnix japonica 2.1 chr4random350, whole genome shotgun sequence:
catccttcccctATTGacaccccattgaccccatttccccattgccccccactacccctatagcccccatttATCCCCCACTACCCACTGCCACCCATACCCCCAtgcccccataggccccatcACCCATTTCAGGGGCGGGCCCCATTACCcatacccccattaccccattccccccattgccccataaAGCCACCCGcactgccccatatcccccaaaACTCCCCCAATAGCCCCCCATTCCCGCATtacccccataggccccattaCCCCACgccccatacccccatacccccGCATAGCCCCCATCCCCCCACTgaccccctattacccccatgccccccattagcccccattaccccatagccccataaccccattatgGGTCCCCCTATACCCCATGCCCTCATTACCCATACCCCCAATTACCCATACCCCCCACTAGCCCCCTAAACCAacatatcccccataacccatTGCCCCAATAGactcattgaccccatatccacaTATCCCCCaatcccattgcccccattacccccagATGTTACCTATTACCCCACTAGcgcccccatagcccccataaccccttaTAGCACCCGGCCATTAGCCCCCATTTGCCTCCActagccccatagaccccacttagcccccattaccccatcccgcccccatagaccccatagccactACTTacccattgcccccattgctACCCAATTGACCAAAACTCTtacccattaaccccatatccccccctaggCCGCCCCATACCCCCAAATAGCCTCCATAGACCTccacaaccccatatccccttatATCTCTCTCTTTGTTTNNNNNNNNNNNNNNNNNNNNNNNNNNNNNNNNNNNNNNNNNNNNNNNNNNNNNNNNNNNNNNNNNNNNNNNNNNNNNNNNNNNNNNNNNNNNNNNNNNNNNNNNNNNNNNNNNNNNNNNNNNNNNNNNNNNNNNNNNNNNNNNNNNNNNNNNNNNNNNNNNNNNNNNNNNNNNNNNNNNNNNNNNNNNNNNNNNNNNNNNNNNNNNNNNNNNNNNNNNNNNNNNNNNNNNNNNNNNNNNNNNNNNNNNNNNNNNNNNNNNNNNNNNNNNNNNNNNNNNNNNNNNNNNNNNNNNNNNNNNNNNNNNNNNNNNNNNNNNNNNNNNNNNNNNNNNNNNNNNNNNNNNNNNNNNNNNNNNNNNNNNNNNNNNNNNNNNNNNNNNNNNNNNNNNNNNNNNNNNNNNNNNNNNNNNNNNNNNNNNNNNNNNNNNNNNNNNNNNNNNNNNNNNNNNNNNNNNNNNNNNNNNNNNNNNNNNNNNNNNNNNNNNNNNNNNNNNNNNNNNNNNNNNNNNNNNNNNNNNNNNNNNNNNNNNNNNNNNNNNNNNNNNNNNNNNNNNNNNNNNNNNNNNNNNNNNNNNNNNNNNNNNNNNNNNNNNNNNNNNNNNNNNNNNNNNNNNNNNNNNNNNNNNNNNNNNNNNNNNNNNNNNNNNNNNNNNNNNNNNNNNNNNNNNNNNNNNNNNNNNNNNNNNNNNNNNNNNNNNNNNNNNNNNNNNNNNNNNNNNNNNNNNNNNNNNNNNNNNNNNNNNNNNNNNNNNNNNNNNNNNNNNNNNNNNNNNNNNNNNNNNNNNNNNNNNNNNNNNNNNNNNNNNNNNNNNNNNNNNNNNNNNNNNNNNNNNNNNNNNNNNNNNNNNNNNNNNNNNNNNNNNNNNNNNNNNNNNNNNNNNNNNNNNNNNNNNNNNNNNNNNNNNNNNNNNNNNNNNNNNNNNNNNNNNNNNNNNNNNNNNNNNNNNNNNNNNNNNNNNNNNNNNNNNNNNNNNNNNNNNNNNNNNNNNNNNNNNNNNNNNNNNNNNNNNNNNNNNNNNNNNNNNNNNNNNNNNNNNNNNNNNNNNNNNNNNNNNNNNNNNNNNNNNNNNNNNNNNNNNNNNNNNNNNNNNNNNNNNNNNNNNNNNNNNNNNNNNNNNNNNNNNNNNNNNNNNNNNNNNNNNNNNNNNNNNNNNNNNNNNNNNNNNNNNNNNNNNNNNNNNNNNNNNNNNNNNNNNNNNNNNNNtggggggctgtgggggtcagtgaccccattgaccccattgaccccattgtccccattgtccccattgtccccattgaccccattgtccccattgtccccattgtccccactgaccccattgtccccattgtccccactgaccccattggccccattggccccattgatcCCTTCAGGTCGTGTGTTCAATGGCTCCGCCCGCCCCATTGATGGCGGCCCCCCAGTGCTGGCTGAGGACTACCTGGACATCAATGGTacggcgctatggggcagccccacacctcgtgctctatggggcagccccacagctctgtctctatgggtcctgcCCCTTCCTATAGGGCAGCCCATTAACCCCCACGGCCGCACGTACCCGGCTGAGATGATCGAGACGGGGATCTCGGCCATCGACGTGATGAACAGCATCGCACGGGGGCAGAAGATCCCCATCTTCTCTGCTGCGGGGCTGCCCCACAACGAGGTGAGTcaggctgccccatagcgactgtgtgccccatagcgcagctctgtgccccacaaCCAGGTGAGTCTGACCCATAGCAACTGTGTGCCCCATAGCGGCTCTGTGCCCCACAACAAGGTGAGTGACCCATAGTGAGGTGAGTCTGCCCCAtagtgcagctctgtgccccatagcgggGTTGTGTGCCCCAtagtgcagctctgtgccccacaaCGAGGTGAGTCTGACCCATAGCGCAACTCTGTGCCCCATAACAAGGATTCTGCCCCAtagtgcagctctgtgccccatagtGGGGTTGTGTGCCCTATAGtacagctctgtgccccacaaCGAGGTGAGTGaggctgccccatagcgactgtgtgccccatagcgcagctctgtgccccacaaCAAGGTGAGTGaggctgccccatagcgaggTGAGTCTGACCCATAGCGACTGTGTGCCCTATAGCggctctgtgccccatagcggcTCTGTGCCCCACAACGAGGTGAGTGACCCATAGTGAGGTGagtctgccccatagcgcagctctgtgccccatagcggggttgtgtgccccatagcagggttgtgtgccccatagcgcagctctgtgccccatagcggttctgtgccccatagcggttctgtgccccatagcagctctgtgccccatagtATAGCTCTCTGCCCCATAGTGGCTCTTTGCCCCATAACAAGAATTCTGCCCAGTAGTGTGgttctgtgccccatagctcaGCTCGGTGCCCCATAGTGCAactctgtgccccatagcgctgtgtgccccatagtgcagctctgccccatagctgtgtgccccatagcaccatACTGTCCTGAccccttcctgccccatagcttGCTGCTCAGATCTGCTGTCAGGCCGGGCTGGTGCTGTGTCCCATAGCTCAGCtttgtgccccatagcgctgtgtgccccatagcaccatACTGTCCTGaccccctcctgccccatagcttGCCGCTCAGATCTCCCGCCAGGCCAGGCtggtgctgtgccccatagcagctctgccccatagctgtgtgccccatagctgtgtgCCCCATATACTGTCCTgatgccccattgctgccccatagctggcTGCTCAGATCTGCCGCCAGGCCGGGCtggtgctgtgccccatagcagctctgccccatagctgtgtgCCCATAGTGTGTGCCCATAGCTGTGTGCCCCATATACTGTCCCTGATGCCCCATTTGCTGCCCATAGATTTGCAGCTCAGATTGCCCGCCAGGCGGGATGGTGCTGTGGCCCCGCatagcagctctgccccatagcgctgtgTGCCCCATAGTGTGGTGCCATATCTGGTCCTGATGCCCATTGCTGCACTCATAGTTGGTGTCAGATTGCAGCAGGCAGGTGGTGCTGTTGCCCTAGCAGTCTGCCATAGCTGTGTGCCATAGATGTGTGCCCAATATCACTGTCTGGATGCCATTGCTGCCCATAGCTTGCTGCTCAGATCTGGCGCCAGGCCGGGCTGGTGCTTGTGCCCCTAGCAGATCGGCCCATAAGCTGTGTGGCTCAGCCCATAGCTGTGTGCCCATATAACTGTCTGATGCCCATTGCTGCCCATAGCTGGCCGCTCAGATCTGCCGCCAGGCCGGCCTCGTGCAGCGCTCCAAGGACGTGCTGGATTTCCACCAGGAAAACTTTGCCATCGTATTCGCCGCCATGGGGGTGAGCGGGGATGGGGGAGAgtgggggggagatggggggcactgtggggtgatgtgggtCCAGTGGTACTCTAGTGGGTCTCAGTGGTCGCTATGGGGTTCAGTGGGTCTAGTGGGTTCAGTGGGTCGCTATAGGGTCTCAGGGGTCTCAGTGGGATTCAGCTGGTCAAAAGTGGGTCTCAGTAGGGTCTAGTGGGTAcgctatgggtctcagtgggctcagtgggtctcagtgggtcgctatgggtctcagtgggtctcagtgggtctcagtgggtcgctatgggtctcagtgggtctcaGTGGGTTCAAGTGGGGTCACAGTGGGTTCTCagtgggtctcagtgggtctcagtgggtctaGTGGGGTCGCTAGGTCTCAGTGGGTTTCAGTGGGTCTCAAGTGGGTGCTATGGGTCTGCAGTTGGGTTCagtgggtctcagtgggtctcaTGTGGGTGCTATGGGTTCTCAGGTGGGTCTCAGTGGGTTcaatgggtctcagtgggtcgctatgggtctgCAGTGGGTCTAGTGGGGTCAAGTGGGTCAagtgggtctcagtgggtcgCTATGGTTACTCAGTGGGTTCTCAGGTGGGTTcaatgggtctcagtgggtcgCTATGGTCTCAGTGGGTCAGCAGTGGGGTCACAgtggggtctcagtgggtctcagtggtctcagtgggtctcagtgggtctcagtgggtcgctatgggtctcagtgggtctcagtgggtctcagtgggtctcagtgggtcgctatgggtcgcaGTGGGTCTCGGTGTCAGTCGCTATGGGTCGCTCTGGGTCGCAGTGTGTCACCCTGCCCCCCGTTTCCAGGTGAACGCGGAGACGGCGCGGTTCTTCAAGTCGGACTTTGAGCAGAGCGGGGCCCTGGGCAACGTCTGCCTCTTCCTCAACCTGGCCAACGACCCCACGTCAGTGTCACGGccttcagcagcttcagcttcatcatcttcatcatcttcatcttcagcttcagcttcatcctcttcctcttcctcttccatcttcttctttcttgtcctcttaatcctcttcctcttcttattcttttcctcttccatcttccttctcttattcttcctcttcctcttctacttcccttctcctcttcctcctctgcttccatcttcctcttcctcctcttcctctttctctccctctccctcttcctctctttcttcctccttctcttcctcttcctcttccatctctctccccattcctcccttcccttcttccttttcctcatcaTTCCcgttctcttcctcttcctcctctgcttccatcttcctcttcctcctaagcctcttcctcttcttcttccatcttcctcctcttcctcctaatcttcttcctcttctcttcctcttccatctttctccttcttcctcctcttcctgttccctcttcctctcttccctcctcttcctcttcctcctaatcctctttctcttcttctcttcctcttccatcttcctcctcttaTTCCTCCTCTTCTACTTcccttcttctctgctttcatcttcctcttcctcctaatcttcctcttcctcttccccttccacTTCcacttcttcttcttttccatcttcctctacctcctcctcctcttcctcttcttctcttcctccttctcctcttcctcttccatcttcctcctcttcctcttaatcttcctcttcccttcctcttcctcctcttcctcctcttcttctcttcctcttccatcttcctcctcttaTTCCTCTACTTCCTCTTCTacttccctccttcttctcttctatctccctctttcccttccatcttcctccctcttcctcctcctcctcccttccctctccctctctttcttcctcctcctcttcctcttctacttccatcttcctcttccttgtcCTCTTaatccttttcctcttccatctctctccatattcctcccttccctcctcctcttcctcatcagCCCcgttctcttcctcttcctcttcctatttctcctcctcttcctcttcttctcttcttccatcttcctcctcttcctcctcctcttcttcttttccttttccatcttccCCCTCttattcctcttctttcttttctacttccCTCCTCCACTTccatcttcctctccctcctcctcttctcatcctcttccatcttcctccctcttccttctcctcctcttcctctctttcttcctcctcctcttcctcttccatctctctcctcttcccattcctcccttccctcctcttcctcatcatccttcttctcttcctcttctatttttcctcttactcCTCTTCCCATtccatctttttcctcttcctcctcctcttcatccccttcctctttcatttccCCCCCAATCTCCTTCTAtcttcctcccccttcctcttcctcctccacttcttcttcctctttctcttcccctttcatTGTGCCCCCCATGtctctctctgccccatagcaactGAAGCGCATTGTGCCCGCTCCTGTTCTCGTGCTGCCACATTAAGCACTGAGCGGCATCTGTGCCCCCCCATGTCTCTTCTCTGGCCCATAGCATTGAGCGCATTGTGTCCCCATGTCTCTCTCTTGCCCATAGCACTTGAGCGCATCTGTGCCCCCATGTCTCTCCTCTGCCCAAATGCACTGAGCGCATTGTGCCCCCATCGtctctctctgccccatagcattgAGCGCATTGTGCCCCGTGTCTGCCTCTCTGCCCCATAACATTGAGCGCATGTGCCCCCCCATGTCGTCTGCTCTGCCCCATCAGCATTGAAGCGCATTGTGCGCCCCCGTGtctctctctgccccatagccattGAGCGCATTGTTGCCCCCGTGTCTGTCTCTGCGCCATAGCATTGAAGGCGCACTTGTGCCCCCCCTGtctctctctgccccatagactgAGCGCATTGGTTCCCCCATGTCTCTTCTCTGCCCATAGCACTGAGCGCATTGTGCCCCCCGTGGTCTCTCTCTGCCCAATAAGCACTGAGCGCATTGTGCCCCATgtctcctctctgctccatcGCATTGGAAGCGCATTGTGCCCCCATtctctctctgccccatagactgAAGCGATTGTCCCTCCCATGTCTCTCTCTGCCCATAGCACTGAGCGCATTGTGCCCCCCAATGTCTTCTCTCTGCCCATAGCATGGCAGCATTGTGCCCACCCAatgtctcttctttctctgcccATAGCACTGAGCGTCATTGTGCCCCCATGTCTCTTCTCTCTGCCCATGAGCACTCTGGAGCTCATTGTGCCCCCATGCGTCTCCTCTCTGCCCACATAGCATTGAAGCGCATTGTGCCCCCATGTCTCTCTCTGCCCCATATGCACTGACGCATTGTTTGCCCACCCATGtctctctctgccccatagcactcGAAGCGTCATTGTGCCCATGTTCTCTCTCCTGCCCATACCATTGAGCGCATTGTGCCCCCATTGTCTCTCTCTGCCCCCATCGCATTGACGCGCATTGTGGACCCGCATGTCGCTCTCTCTGGCCCCAGTAGCATTGAGCGGCATTGTGCCCCCCATGTCTCTCTTCTGCCCCAATACGCACTGAGCGCAATTGCTGCCGCCCCCATGTCTTCTCTCTGCCGCCTAGCATTGAGCGCATTGTGCCCCCATGtctctctctgccccatagcattgGCGCATTGTGCCCCCCGGTTTTATGTCTCTGCTCTGCCCATAGCATTGAGCGATTGTTGCCCCCATGATCTCTCTCTCCCAAAAGCACTGGAGCGCATTGTGGCCCCCCATGTCTCTCTCTGCCCCATGAGCATGAGCGCATTGGCCACCCATGTCTCTCTTGCCCATAGCCAGTTGAAGCGCATTGTGCCCCCCATGTTCTCTCTGCCTCCATCGCATTGAGCGCATTGTGCCCACCCATGTCTCTCTCTGCGCCATTAGCATTGAGCGATTGGTGCCCCCCATGTCTGCTCTctgctcaaaacaaaaaaaaacagcgcATCGCATTGAGCGCATTGTGCCCCCATGTCCTCTCTCTGCCCGCATAGCACTGAGCGCATGTGCCCCCCATGTCCTCCTCACGCCATCAGCACCTGAGGCGCATTGTGCCCCCCATGTCTCTCTCTGTCCCCGGCATAGCAACTGAGGCTCCATTGGTGCCCCCATTGTCCTCTCTCTGCCCATAGCCACTGAGCGACGGCATGTGTGCCCTCCCATGTCTCttctctctgccccatagcactgagcgCATTGTGCCCCCCATGtctctctctgccccatagcattgAGCGCATTGTGCCCCCCATGtctctctctgccccatagcactgagctTCATTGGTGCCCCCATGTCTCTCTCTCTGCCCCAATAGCATTGAGCGCAAATTGTGCCCCCATGGTCTCTCTCTGGCCCCATAGCACTGGAGCCGCATTGTGCCCCAGttctctctgccccatagcactgagccGCATTGTGCCGCCCCCATGTCTTCTCTGCCCCATAAGCATTGGAGCGGCATGTTGCCCCCTCGTTCTCTCTGCCCATAGGCATTGAGCGGCTATTGTGGCCCCCATGTCTTCTCTAGCCCATAAGCATTGAGCGCATTGTGCCCCCGTGTCCTGCTCTCTGCCTCCATAAGCATGGAGCGCATTGTGCCCCGCCATTGGtctctctctgccccatagcactgagcgCATTGTGCCCCACATCGTCCTTCTATGCCCCATAGATTGAGTCGCATTGTGCCCCCCACTGTCTCTCTTTGCCCCATAGCCATTTGAGCTGCATTGTGCCCCCCCCATGTCTCTGCTCGCCCATAGCACTGAAGCGATTGTGCCCCCCATGtctctctctgccccatagcattgAGCGCATTGTGCCCCCATGTCTCTCTCTGCCATAGGCATTGAGCGCATTGTGCCCCCAATGTTCTCTCTCCTGCCCAAGTAGCATTGAGCGCATTGTGCTCCCCATGTTCTCCTGTCTGCCCATAGCACTGAGCCGGGCATTGTGCGCCCAGtctctctctgccccatagcattgAGCGCCTTTGTGCCCCAATGTTCCTCTCTGGCCTCCATACTATCTGAGCGCCTTGTGGCCCACAGTCTGCTCTCTGCCCCATAAGCACTGAGCGCATTGTTGCCCCCCATGTCTCTCTCTGCCCATAGCCTTGAGCCGCCATTGATGCCCCCCATGtctctctctgccccatagcattgAGCGCATTGTGCCCCCCATGtctctctctgccccatagcactgagcgCATTGTGCCCCCATTCCTCTTTCTCTGCCCCATTAGCATTGAGCGGATTGGTGCCCCCCATGTCTCTCTCTGCCTAGCACTGAGCGCATTGTGCCCCATGTCTCTCCTGCGCCATAGCATTGAGCGCAGTTGTGCCCCAGTCTGCTCTCTCTGCCACATAGCACTGAGCGCGTTGTGGCCCGCCCACTCGTCTCTCTCTGCCCATAGCATTGAGCGCATTCGTGCCCCCATGtctctctctgccccatagcactgagcgCATTGTGCCTCCATGTCTGCTCTCTGCCCATATGCACATGAGCGCATTGTGCCCCGCATGTCCTCTCTCTGACCCAATAGCACGGAGCGCATTGTGCCCCCCATGTCtctctcctgccccatagcattgAGCGCTTGTGGCCCCGCCATGTCTCTCTTGCCCCCATACATGAGCGCATTGTCCCCCATGTCTTCTCTGCCCATAGCATTGAGCGGGCATTTGTGCCCCCCCAATTCTCTCTCTGCCCATAGCATTGAGCGCATTGTGCCCCAATGTCTTCTCTTGCCCCATAGCATTGAGCGCATTGTGCCCCATCGGTCGTCTCTCTGCCCCAAGCACTGAGCGCATTGTGCCTCCCAtgtctctgctctgccccatagcattgAGCGGCCATTGTGCCCCCCATGTCTTCTCTCTGGCCCATTCAGCTTGAAAGCTGCATTGTGCCCCCCCATGTCTCTCATCTGCCCCATAGCTATGAGGCGATTGTGCCCGCCGCTGTCTCTCTGCTGCCCATANNNNNNNNNNNNNNNNNNNNNNNNNNNNNNNNNNNNNNNNNNNNNNNNNNNNNNNNNNNNNNNNNNNNNNNNNNNNNNNNNNNNNNNNNNNNNNNNNNNNNNNNNNNNNNNNNNNNNNNNNNNNNNNNNNNNNNNNNNNNNNNNNNNNNNNNNNNNNNNNNNNNNNNNNNNNNNNNNNNNNNNNNNNNNNNNNNNNNNNNNNNNNNNNNNNNNNNNNNNNNNNNNNNNNNNNNNNNNNNNNNNNNNNNNNNNNNNNNNNNNNNNNNNNNNNNNNNNNNNNNNNNNNNNNNNNNNNNNNNNNNNNNNNNNNNNNNNNNNNNNNNNNNNNNNNNNNNNNNNNNNNNNNNNNNNNNNNNNNNNNNNNNNNNNNNNNNNNNNNNNNNNNNNNNNNNNNNNNNNNNNNNNNNNNNNNNNNNNNNNNNNNNNNNNNNNNNNNNNNNNNNNNNNNNNNNNNNNNNNNNNNNNNNNNNNNNNNNNNNNNNNNNNNNNNNNNNNNNNNNNNNNNNNNNNNNNNNNNNNNNNNNNNNNNNNNNNNNNNNNNNNNNNNNNNNNNNNNNNNNNNNNNNNNNNNNNNNNNNNNNNNNNNNNNNNNNNNNNNNNNNNNNNNNNNNNNNNNNNNNNNNNNNNNNNNNNNNNNNNNNNNNNNNNNNNNNNNNNNNNNNNNNNNNNNNNNNNNNNNNNNNNNNNNNNNNNNNNNNNNNNNNNNNNNNNNNNNNNNNNNNNNNNNNNNNNNNNNNNNNNNNNNNNNNNNNNNNNNNNNNNNNttcccccatatccccatatatccccatacaTCCCCCTATCTCCCCCTATCTCCCCCCATACATATAATCCCCATCGCTCACTCTCGCCCCCTGCCGTCCATCCCAGGTCTCCGCAGCCCGTGAGGAGGTTCCGGGCCGTCGCGGTTTCCCCGGTTACTTGTACACGGATTTGGCCACGATCTACGAACGGGCCGGGAGGGTGGAGGGGCGGGGGGGCTCCATCACCCAGatccccatcctcaccatgcccaaTGATGGTCAgtgctatggggttatatagtgtgctatggggcgctatggggtgctatggggcatATGGGGTGATCATaggggtgctatggggcgctatggggtggctatggggcgtatggggggataatgggttGTGCTATGGCTTCCCATCACCCAACAGAatccccatcctcaccatgcccaaCGATGGTCAGTGCTATGGGGGTGATAAAcgggtgctatggggtgcctatggggcgctatggggcgctatggggcgctatgggtgtgcttggggcgctatggggtgtgCTATGGCTCCATCACCCAGatccccatcctcaccatgcccatGATGgtcagtgctatggggcgctatggggtgctatggggtgaatatagggtgctatggggcgctatggggcgctatggggtgttatgggtgtgctatggggtgttattGGGGTGTTATGGCTCCATCAACCCAGatcccatcctcaccatgccaATGATGgtatggggttctgtggggcgctatggggtgctatggggcgctatggggttatataggggctatatagggtgctatggggtgttatggcTCCATCACCCAGAatccccatcctcaccatgccaACCGATGgtatggggtttctatggggcgctatggggtgctatggggcgtgctatggggcgctatggggcgcatgggtgctatggggtgctatggggcgctatggggtgctatgggttctatgggtgtTTATGGCTCCATCACCCAGATCCCCATCCTCACCGATGCCCAACGACGTATggggtgtgct
Protein-coding regions in this window:
- the ATP6V1B1 gene encoding V-type proton ATPase subunit B, kidney isoform — translated: MYTESEAARVHSLAVSRDYGSAPRLTPLSPLSPLTPLAPLAPLIPSGRVFNGSARPIDGGPPVLAEDYLDINGQPINPHGRTYPAEMIETGISAIDVMNSIARGQKIPIFSAAGLPHNELAAQICRQAGLVQRSKDVLDFHQENFAIVFAAMGVNAETARFFKSDFEQSGALGNVCLFLNLANDPTIERIVSPCLSLAHTLAPCRPSQVSAAREEVPGRRGFPGYLYTDLATIYERAGRVEGRGGSITQIPILTMPNDDITHPIPDLTGFITEGQIYIDRQLHNRQIYPPINVLPSLSRLMKSAIGDGMTRRDHGDLSNQLYACYAASRDVVALKSVVGEEALTAEDRLHLDFIQRFERRFIAQGQCGEMGGDVRRCGEMPPRSC